Proteins found in one Musa acuminata AAA Group cultivar baxijiao unplaced genomic scaffold, Cavendish_Baxijiao_AAA HiC_scaffold_520, whole genome shotgun sequence genomic segment:
- the LOC135661142 gene encoding photosystem II protein D1: MTAILERRESTSLWGRFCNWITSTENRLYIGWFGVLMIPTLLTATSVFIIAFIAAPPVDIDGIREPVSGSLLYGNNIISGAIIPTSAAIGLHFYPIWEAASVDEWLYNGGPYELIVLHFLLGVACYMGREWELSFRLGMRPWIAVAYSAPVAAATAVFLIYPIGQGSFSDGMPLGISGTFNFMIVFQAEHNILMHPFHMLGVAGVFGGSLFSAMHGSLVTSSLIRETTENESANAGYRFGQEEETYNIVAAHGYFGRLIFQYASFNNSRSLHFFLAAWPVIGIWFTSLGISTMAFNLNGFNFNQSVVDSQGRVINTWADIINRANLGMEVMHERNAHNFPLDLAAVEVSSTNG; this comes from the coding sequence ATGACTGCAATTTTAGAGAGACGCGAAAGTACAAGCCTATGGGGTCGTTTCTGCAACTGGATAACCAGCACTGAAAACCGTCTTTATATTGGGtggttcggtgttttgatgatccctaccttattgaccgcaacttctgtatttattatcgccttcattgctgctcctccagtagatattgatggtattcgtgaacctgtttctggttctctactttatgGAAATAATATTATCTCTGGTGCTATTATTCCTACTTCTGCAGCTATAGGTTTACATTTTTACCCAATCTGGGAAGCAGCATCTGTTGATGAGTGGTTATACAATGGTGGTCCTTATGAGCTAATTGTTCTACACTTCTTACTTGGTGTAGCTTGTTACATGGGTCGTGAGTGGGAACTTAGTTTCCGTCTGGGTATGCGTCCTTGGATTGCTGTTGCATATTCAGCTCCTGTTGCAGCTGCTACTGCTGTTTTCTTGATCTACCCTATTGGTCAAGGAAGTTTCTCTGATGGTATGCCTTTAGGAATATCTGGTACTTtcaacttcatgattgtattccaggcaGAACACAACATCCTTATGCATCCATTTCACATGTTAGGTGTAGCTGGTGTATTCGGCGGCTCCCTATTCAGTGCTATGCATGGTTCCTTGGTAACCTCTAGTTTGATCAGGGAAACCACTGAAAACGAATCTGCTAACGCAGGTTACAGATTCGGTCAAGAGGAAGAGACTTATAATATCGTAGCTGCTCATGGTTATTTTGGCCGATTGATCTTCCAATATGCTAGTTTCAACAACTCTCGTTCTTTACATTTCTTCTTGGCTGCTTGGCCTGTAATTGGTATCTGGTTCACTTCTTTAGGTATTAGCACCATGGCTTTCAACCTAAATGGTTTCAATTTCAACCAATCCGTAGTTGACAGTCAGGGTCGTGTCATTAACACTTGGGCTGATATCATCAACCGTGCTAACCTTGGTATGGAAGTAATGCATGAACGTAATGCTCACAACTTCCCTCTAGACCTAGCTGCTGTCGAAGTTTCATCTACAAATGGATAA